A section of the Ignavibacteriales bacterium genome encodes:
- a CDS encoding peptidylprolyl isomerase, giving the protein MLKGSLVTLALVLFTCMVLIACGDKKNETSGTTNKTDQTTTTSNTTQTKTDGTMTDTTKKEEATDKKSGSESDIVVVETNMGTFKIKLFSEKAPITTSNFRDLVEKGFYNGITFHRVIDGFMIQGGDPTGTGTGGSDKTIPDEFDKSLRHNKAGILSMANRGPNTGTSQFFITLAPQPHLDDKHAVFGEVTEGMDVIKAIGKVETGPGDKPVTPVVMEKVYMEE; this is encoded by the coding sequence ATGCTAAAGGGATCTTTAGTAACTCTCGCGCTGGTACTATTCACATGCATGGTGCTGATTGCATGCGGTGACAAAAAGAACGAGACTTCAGGCACCACCAACAAAACAGATCAAACAACAACAACAAGTAATACTACTCAAACCAAAACCGATGGTACAATGACTGACACAACCAAAAAGGAAGAAGCAACCGACAAGAAGAGCGGTTCAGAAAGCGACATCGTAGTCGTAGAAACAAACATGGGTACATTTAAAATAAAGCTATTCTCAGAAAAGGCTCCGATCACCACATCGAACTTCCGTGACCTGGTAGAGAAAGGATTTTATAATGGAATTACATTCCACAGGGTAATAGACGGATTTATGATTCAGGGCGGAGATCCGACAGGAACAGGTACAGGCGGATCAGACAAGACTATCCCGGACGAATTCGATAAGAGCTTAAGGCATAATAAAGCAGGTATTCTCTCAATGGCTAACAGAGGACCAAACACCGGAACATCTCAGTTTTTCATTACGCTTGCTCCTCAACCGCATCTCGATGACAAGCACGCAGTATTTGGGGAAGTGACAGAGGGAATGGATGTAATTAAGGCGATTGGAAAGGTAGAAACAGGTCCCGGAGACAAACCTGTAACGCCGGTTGTTATGGAAAAAGTCTATATGGAAGAATAA
- a CDS encoding DinB family protein, with translation MISDALERLRKHINDVPVKFSEFDEQTVSTKPAPGKWSKKEILGHLIDSACNNHSRFVRPLFEGEPLKLIKYAQDDWVINQKYADESTADIVALWKAYNTHILHILSRYPEDKLSVKWDIAGEIFDTEWLITDYVDHMEHHLKQIFN, from the coding sequence ATGATTTCCGACGCTTTAGAAAGACTTAGAAAGCATATTAATGATGTTCCGGTCAAATTCTCTGAGTTCGACGAGCAGACTGTGAGTACAAAACCGGCTCCCGGTAAATGGTCAAAAAAAGAGATACTTGGACATCTGATCGACTCCGCTTGTAATAATCATTCACGATTCGTAAGACCCCTCTTCGAAGGTGAGCCCCTTAAACTTATTAAATATGCGCAGGATGATTGGGTAATAAATCAAAAATATGCTGATGAAAGTACTGCGGACATCGTCGCATTATGGAAGGCTTATAATACACACATTCTTCACATTTTATCCCGTTACCCTGAGGATAAACTTTCCGTTAAATGGGACATCGCAGGTGAGATCTTTGATACTGAATGGCTGATTACTGATTACGTTGATCACATGGAGCACCATCTAAAACAAATATTCAATTAA
- the thrS gene encoding threonine--tRNA ligase: MADKIKITFPDGNSKEYDKGVSSFDIAKSISNGLANDVLVAEVNGKMTDLSAPLDEDSAVVFHKFDSPKGREVYWHTTSHLMAQAIEELFPGAKFGVGPPIEGGFYYDIDSEHKFTEDDLNKIAERMKEIAARDLHPVREELPRQDAIEYFKTKRNDPYKVEILETIAKDEDVVSLYHQGEFTDLCRGPHLPTTDKIKAVKLMSVSGSYWRGDENRQMLQRIYGISFPKEKELQAYIDKIEEAKKRDNRKLGHELELFMISPNVGGGLPIWLPKGAVLRMQLEDFLKAEQQKRGYSPVYTPHIAKIDLYKTSGHYPYYKDSQYPPLQFEDETGKKEEYLLKPMNCPHHHQIYSHKPRSYRDLPVRLAEFGTVYRYEQSGELNGLIRVRGFTVDDSHIYCTQEQLMDELCDVIELTTFVFSTLGFKDFKTRLSFRDPENKDKYGGTDEMWEQAEKDVKEAADKMGLNYFIGIGEASFYGPKLDFIVQDALGRPWQLGTAQVDYVMPERFDLTYVGSDGQKHRPIIIHRAPFGSMERFIGVLIENYAGNFPVWLAPVQVQVIPVSENSNDYAEEVYATLKADKIRAEIDLKGEKIGYKIREAESMKIPYMLIVGDKEKENRTVSVRKHKEGDIGVMALNEFMEKVNLEISKKSA, encoded by the coding sequence TTGGCAGATAAAATTAAAATAACGTTTCCGGACGGGAACAGTAAAGAGTACGATAAAGGCGTAAGCTCGTTCGATATAGCTAAGTCAATCAGCAACGGGCTGGCTAACGATGTGCTTGTGGCTGAGGTTAACGGGAAAATGACAGACCTCAGCGCTCCTTTGGATGAGGACTCTGCGGTCGTATTCCATAAATTCGACTCGCCGAAGGGCAGGGAAGTTTACTGGCATACTACGTCTCACCTTATGGCTCAAGCAATAGAGGAGCTATTCCCGGGGGCGAAGTTTGGTGTAGGACCTCCCATAGAGGGCGGATTTTATTATGATATAGATTCTGAGCATAAGTTCACAGAAGATGATCTGAATAAGATCGCAGAAAGGATGAAGGAGATAGCCGCGAGGGATCTTCACCCGGTGAGGGAAGAACTGCCAAGACAGGATGCAATAGAGTATTTTAAGACTAAGAGAAATGATCCGTACAAAGTAGAGATACTCGAGACTATTGCAAAGGATGAAGATGTTGTTTCGCTTTATCACCAGGGAGAATTCACTGACCTATGCAGGGGACCGCATCTGCCTACTACGGATAAAATAAAAGCGGTCAAGCTGATGTCGGTGTCGGGTTCTTACTGGCGCGGTGATGAGAATAGGCAGATGCTTCAGCGTATCTACGGTATTTCATTTCCGAAAGAAAAGGAACTGCAGGCATATATCGATAAGATCGAAGAAGCAAAGAAGCGTGATAACAGGAAACTCGGGCATGAGCTGGAGCTGTTTATGATATCGCCGAATGTCGGAGGCGGGCTCCCTATATGGCTGCCAAAAGGCGCGGTGCTGAGAATGCAATTGGAAGATTTCCTTAAAGCGGAACAGCAGAAGCGAGGTTATTCACCGGTCTATACACCTCATATAGCTAAGATAGATCTTTATAAAACGTCGGGGCATTATCCTTATTACAAGGATTCGCAGTATCCTCCGTTGCAGTTCGAAGATGAGACGGGGAAAAAGGAAGAGTACCTACTAAAGCCGATGAACTGCCCGCACCATCACCAGATATATTCTCATAAGCCAAGAAGCTACAGGGACCTTCCCGTAAGGCTGGCTGAGTTTGGAACGGTATACAGATACGAGCAGTCGGGTGAGCTTAACGGACTGATACGAGTTAGAGGGTTTACTGTAGACGATTCCCATATATACTGTACACAGGAGCAATTGATGGACGAGCTGTGTGATGTGATAGAGCTTACGACATTCGTTTTTTCAACATTAGGGTTTAAAGATTTTAAGACTAGGCTTTCGTTCAGGGATCCAGAGAACAAAGATAAGTACGGCGGTACAGACGAGATGTGGGAACAAGCAGAAAAGGACGTAAAGGAAGCCGCCGACAAAATGGGTCTGAATTATTTCATCGGTATCGGCGAAGCGAGCTTTTACGGACCGAAGCTGGATTTTATTGTGCAGGATGCATTAGGCAGACCATGGCAATTAGGTACAGCACAGGTCGATTACGTGATGCCGGAGAGGTTCGATCTTACGTATGTAGGAAGTGATGGGCAGAAGCACCGCCCGATAATTATTCACCGCGCGCCATTCGGTTCAATGGAGAGATTTATCGGTGTGCTGATTGAGAATTACGCGGGTAATTTCCCTGTGTGGCTCGCGCCTGTTCAGGTACAGGTTATTCCTGTTTCCGAAAATTCTAATGATTACGCTGAGGAAGTTTACGCTACATTAAAGGCGGACAAGATACGAGCTGAGATAGACCTTAAAGGAGAAAAAATAGGATATAAGATACGTGAAGCCGAAAGCATGAAAATTCCGTATATGCTCATAGTTGGGGACAAAGAAAAGGAAAACAGGACGGTTTCTGTGAGAAAACACAAAGAAGGCGATATAGGCGTTATGGCATTGAATGAGTTTATGGAAAAGGTTAATTTAGAAATTTCCAAAAAATCAGCGTAA
- a CDS encoding DUF1232 domain-containing protein, producing the protein MNKHNIEVTEEEIIEKIEQESKEVTPEKIDEVIVHEKEIEQKTKKLNRNHFEKLYMQVRLALQMIKDYKAKRYTEIPWRSIGLISIGILYFLNPLDLMPDFIPILGLTDDAVALAAIFKSLQSDLKLYCEWRGLDVDEYF; encoded by the coding sequence ATGAATAAGCATAATATTGAGGTCACCGAAGAAGAAATTATAGAAAAGATTGAGCAGGAAAGTAAAGAGGTAACCCCGGAAAAGATCGACGAAGTTATCGTCCATGAAAAGGAGATCGAGCAAAAGACCAAAAAGCTTAACAGGAATCACTTTGAAAAACTGTATATGCAGGTCAGACTTGCCCTCCAGATGATAAAAGATTATAAAGCCAAGCGGTATACTGAAATACCGTGGAGAAGTATAGGGCTTATCAGTATTGGTATTTTATATTTTCTTAATCCATTGGACCTGATGCCTGATTTTATCCCTATACTGGGACTCACCGATGATGCCGTAGCGCTTGCCGCCATTTTTAAATCATTGCAGTCGGATCTAAAACTCTACTGCGAGTGGCGCGGGTTGGACGTTGATGAATATTTTTAA
- the rpmI gene encoding 50S ribosomal protein L35 — protein sequence MPKMKSNRGASKRFKVTANGKVKRHKAYANHILTKKSPGRKRKLRAAAMVTEADANRVKRMLLAE from the coding sequence ATGCCAAAAATGAAATCAAACCGCGGCGCATCAAAGAGATTCAAGGTGACCGCAAACGGCAAGGTGAAAAGGCACAAAGCCTACGCCAACCACATCCTTACCAAAAAGTCGCCGGGCAGAAAGAGAAAACTGCGCGCTGCTGCGATGGTAACGGAAGCGGATGCAAACAGAGTTAAGAGGATGCTCTTAGCCGAGTAG
- a CDS encoding translation initiation factor IF-3, translating to MNEYIRANEVRVIDEEGNALGIMAPQEALRIAQARGYDLVEISPNAKPPVCKIIDYGKFNYERQKKEKQAKKNQSVMHVKEIRFNPNTDEHDVDFKTKHLREFLMEGHKVKATVMFRGRMITHPEIGRELMDNVLSKLEDIGKLEAPPKMEGKQLIAYLTPDRGKIKSMQDRMEKEKKMEEKLRQRNDEGEEDGKAEEDKTGDKQEDQ from the coding sequence GTGAATGAATATATTCGGGCTAATGAAGTCAGAGTAATCGATGAAGAAGGTAATGCGCTTGGAATCATGGCTCCGCAGGAGGCGTTAAGGATCGCACAGGCGAGAGGATACGATCTTGTAGAGATCTCGCCAAATGCAAAACCGCCTGTATGTAAGATAATAGATTACGGAAAATTCAATTACGAGAGACAGAAGAAAGAGAAGCAGGCAAAGAAGAATCAATCAGTAATGCATGTAAAGGAAATTCGTTTTAATCCTAATACAGATGAACACGACGTAGATTTTAAGACGAAGCATTTGAGAGAGTTTTTGATGGAGGGACACAAAGTAAAAGCAACGGTAATGTTTCGGGGAAGAATGATAACACATCCGGAGATAGGGCGCGAGCTAATGGATAATGTTCTTTCAAAGCTGGAAGATATTGGGAAGCTGGAAGCACCTCCTAAAATGGAAGGTAAACAGCTGATCGCTTATCTAACTCCGGACAGAGGAAAGATAAAATCTATGCAGGACAGAATGGAGAAAGAGAAAAAGATGGAAGAGAAACTCCGCCAGAGAAATGACGAGGGGGAAGAAGATGGAAAAGCAGAAGAAGATAAAACCGGAGATAAACAAGAAGATCAATAA
- a CDS encoding O-methyltransferase yields MKEMKSVPLNKELYNYILDTFVEKDPLLDELIVETEKAEIPLIQVAPEQGKFMYLLCRMARAKNALEIGTLTGFSGMYIARGLEDGGKLTTVDIEEKNSALAGVYFKKAGLGDKVERIVGDAVSVMENLVADGKKFDFIFIDADKISYPKYFEFALQLSNTGTVIAFDNMIKDGRVIEDASGDPDLRGIQVTNDLMGTDPRIESLLVPIGDGLTVGVVK; encoded by the coding sequence ATGAAAGAAATGAAAAGTGTTCCTTTGAATAAGGAACTATATAACTATATTCTCGATACCTTTGTCGAAAAAGATCCGCTGCTTGATGAATTGATTGTGGAAACCGAGAAAGCAGAAATTCCGCTGATACAGGTTGCTCCCGAACAGGGGAAGTTTATGTATCTCCTCTGCAGAATGGCACGTGCTAAAAATGCTCTGGAGATTGGCACACTGACAGGATTCAGTGGAATGTATATTGCCCGCGGTCTTGAAGACGGGGGCAAACTTACGACCGTAGATATAGAAGAAAAAAATTCTGCGCTTGCCGGAGTCTATTTCAAAAAAGCAGGACTTGGGGATAAAGTCGAAAGGATTGTGGGCGATGCTGTATCCGTTATGGAAAATCTTGTTGCTGACGGGAAAAAATTCGACTTCATCTTTATCGACGCTGACAAAATAAGCTATCCTAAATATTTCGAGTTTGCATTACAGCTATCCAATACAGGCACTGTGATTGCATTCGATAATATGATTAAGGACGGAAGAGTGATAGAAGACGCCTCCGGTGACCCCGACCTTCGCGGTATACAGGTTACTAACGACCTCATGGGAACCGATCCTCGGATAGAGTCACTTCTTGTCCCAATTGGCGACGGGCTGACTGTTGGTGTTGTAAAGTAG
- the pheS gene encoding phenylalanine--tRNA ligase subunit alpha encodes MIDKIEKLKEEIQNCNGSINDAGALEDFRLKYLSRHGQISILFEDFKSVDKENKGKVGKALNELKNLAQGIYDEKKASLDSGSAGESGIDITLPGRTFNVGTKHLVTQALEEITSIFAKIGFTVYDGLELEDEYHNFDALNTPEYHPSRDMQDTFYLKNPTGDDKRYVLRTHTSPGQIRVMEENKPPVRVIVPGRCFRNEAISARSLEMFNQVEGLYVDKNVTLSELKATLQYFVREFYGKDLKTRFRPSYFPFTEPSAEMDVECYLCEGKGCRVCKYTGWLEILGCGMVDPEVFKHVGYDPEVYTGYAFGMGIERTLMVRHGIPDIRMFYENDIRFLKQFK; translated from the coding sequence ATGATAGACAAAATAGAAAAGTTAAAAGAAGAGATACAAAATTGTAACGGCAGTATTAATGATGCCGGTGCGCTTGAAGATTTTCGTCTGAAATATCTCAGCAGGCACGGGCAGATCAGCATTTTATTCGAGGACTTTAAAAGCGTTGATAAAGAGAATAAGGGCAAGGTGGGTAAGGCTCTCAACGAGCTGAAGAACCTGGCTCAGGGCATTTATGATGAAAAGAAAGCATCATTGGACAGCGGAAGCGCTGGAGAGAGTGGTATAGATATTACACTCCCCGGAAGAACCTTCAATGTTGGGACGAAACACCTCGTAACGCAGGCTCTCGAAGAAATAACTTCCATATTCGCGAAGATAGGATTTACAGTATATGACGGGCTGGAACTAGAGGATGAGTACCATAACTTCGATGCTTTAAACACGCCAGAATACCATCCGTCGCGTGACATGCAGGACACATTTTATCTGAAAAATCCAACCGGTGACGACAAGAGATATGTATTGAGGACGCACACCTCCCCGGGACAGATCAGGGTAATGGAAGAGAATAAGCCCCCTGTTAGAGTGATAGTTCCGGGCAGATGTTTCCGCAACGAAGCAATAAGTGCAAGAAGCCTGGAAATGTTTAACCAGGTGGAAGGGCTGTACGTAGATAAGAATGTGACTTTGAGCGAGCTAAAAGCCACGCTTCAGTATTTCGTTCGGGAATTTTACGGTAAGGACCTGAAAACGAGATTCCGTCCGAGCTATTTTCCATTCACGGAGCCATCTGCTGAGATGGACGTGGAGTGCTATCTATGCGAAGGAAAGGGATGCAGAGTATGTAAGTACACGGGATGGTTGGAGATACTTGGATGCGGTATGGTAGACCCGGAGGTGTTTAAACACGTCGGGTATGACCCGGAGGTTTATACCGGGTATGCGTTTGGCATGGGTATAGAGAGAACGCTTATGGTAAGGCACGGAATCCCTGACATTAGAATGTTTTATGAAAACGACATAAGATTTTTAAAACAATTTAAATAA
- a CDS encoding TIGR00282 family metallophosphoesterase translates to MKETINVLFIGDIIGEPGYNLTKSLLPSFKTKYKTDFVIANAENITEGMGTLEKDAKNLLALGIDVLSGGNHTMDKIQAHKYFNDATNVLRPLNYPKGVYGRGYGIYTIPDSGIKIGVLNLLGRALMKPLECPFKAFDWAYEKIKEETNILFIDFHAEATAEKMAFGWYADGKASVVVGTHTHIPTADNRVLPEGTAYISDVGMTGAYDSVIGMKKEQSIKRFKYGTPQKHIVADGDLRFAGVVCEIFTETGKAKSIKRVFYPEF, encoded by the coding sequence TTGAAAGAAACTATTAACGTTTTATTCATCGGCGATATTATCGGGGAACCCGGGTATAATCTTACCAAATCTCTCCTCCCCAGCTTTAAGACCAAATACAAAACGGACTTTGTAATAGCTAACGCAGAAAATATTACCGAAGGTATGGGTACGCTCGAGAAAGATGCTAAAAACCTTCTCGCTCTCGGTATCGATGTCCTTTCAGGCGGGAATCATACAATGGACAAGATTCAGGCCCATAAGTATTTTAATGATGCCACCAACGTCCTGCGTCCGCTAAATTACCCGAAAGGAGTTTACGGAAGGGGATATGGCATATACACAATACCCGATTCGGGAATTAAAATTGGTGTATTAAATCTGCTCGGAAGAGCATTAATGAAACCGCTGGAGTGTCCCTTCAAAGCATTCGACTGGGCTTATGAAAAAATAAAAGAAGAGACAAACATCCTTTTCATTGACTTCCATGCAGAAGCTACCGCCGAGAAAATGGCTTTCGGATGGTACGCCGACGGTAAAGCCAGTGTGGTGGTTGGTACACATACCCATATTCCTACTGCCGATAACAGAGTACTTCCCGAAGGTACAGCTTATATTTCCGACGTAGGCATGACAGGAGCGTATGACTCTGTCATCGGAATGAAAAAAGAACAGTCAATTAAGAGGTTCAAGTACGGTACTCCGCAAAAACATATTGTCGCTGACGGAGACCTCCGATTTGCCGGAGTAGTTTGCGAAATATTTACTGAGACTGGCAAAGCCAAGAGCATTAAAAGAGTTTTCTACCCTGAATTTTAG
- the rplT gene encoding 50S ribosomal protein L20, whose amino-acid sequence MPRSRNKVASHRRRKRILKSAKGYWGARSKVYTVAKNAVEKGLTHAYKDRKQKKREYRKLWITRINAAARMNGMSYSQLIGALRKKNIDINRKTLADLAYDNMDAFNEIAKFAKS is encoded by the coding sequence ATGCCACGTTCACGAAACAAAGTCGCTTCACACAGAAGAAGGAAGCGCATTCTAAAATCAGCCAAAGGATACTGGGGTGCCAGGAGTAAAGTTTACACGGTTGCCAAGAACGCAGTAGAGAAAGGCTTAACCCACGCTTACAAAGACAGAAAGCAGAAAAAGAGAGAATACAGGAAACTGTGGATCACCAGGATCAATGCCGCAGCAAGAATGAATGGTATGTCCTATTCGCAGCTGATAGGCGCTCTCAGAAAGAAAAACATAGATATTAACAGGAAGACCCTGGCAGATCTGGCTTACGACAATATGGATGCATTCAATGAGATCGCGAAGTTTGCCAAGAGCTGA